The region atttatatttctctTTGGGCTATATATGTAACTGGAACTTCCACTTTTCGCCCCTTTTTTCGATGCAATACTATTGCTATTTATGTCTAAGTTGCCAGAAGCactataaattattttatttttaccaTTATTGTTTCTGATTTTACTTTCACTTTTACTAGTGTTATTTCTacttataaaattattgttatttgtattttgaTTTAGATTCCCATGCTTAGTACATTCATTCGAATTGTTATTATTGGAATTTTctgtataattattatattttctgcATATGTCCATTTGAGATGTGCCattgattttatttttacaagaTTGCagtttactatttttattataattttcattaacaattttttccCATCTTTTaactttataaaaatgcaGAAGGGATACATTATTATAGAAATACTCTGAAATATCTTCAAGATTCATATCATCACTTTcataaaatgttttattagGGATTCCTTCAGTTTTCCATTCTTCTGGTTCGAATATAGTGCTAATACTTGTCACAGATGAATAATGATCGTTCTCTTTACTAATTTTAGTTACATCTTTACTACTTTCTTGGTTTTCTTTAACTGTATTATAATCGTTTTCGTTATTTGAGGTCCGGGACGGGTTTAAATTTGCTCggtaaaatatgttattacGCTTATTTTCAGGTTTAGTTTTATGATTGGATTTTTGAATTTCGTTCATAATACCTTTTAATTTCGTTTTAACACCATcactattatttaatatatatttatttcttaatTTGTGAATACTTAGTTTTGAGATGTCATTTAcaatattatcaatataaCGTGTGTtagtttttaaaatataaataaatgtaacTATAGATGAATTCAATTccttaaaataaaatcttTCTATATCATTATGATCAGCTTCTTCAATAAACgaataatatgtatttacTTTTACTCTCTTAAGCATGTCCATTGTTCCATGATATGATATCACTCTATCTTTCATAccatgtataaataaaataggaCAGTTAACAGTATGTattttatctatattacaaaataaatcataGGGTAATGTATGTTTTAATCGAAACATCACTCGATGTATTGACGCTATTGGGCATTGAAGTATTAAAccctttatatttttttttgtagcTATGTGTACAGAGGCTGTAGAGCCTAAACTTCTACCATatgctattattttttctgatGGAATAGATAATGATTTAATCATATAATCATATACTGCTTCTacatcattatatatatgctctTCATTAGGATATCCTGTACTATGACCATAACCACTATAGTCATacataaacatatttactTTTATATACTTAGAATATCTATCATAATATTCTACAATATCACCTATATCTTCTGCATTCCCATGACTAAACAATATTGTTATATCTGCATGattgtttaaataaaaaccGCATATAATACTTTTATGTTTcgtttttataaaatgtaaatttttattgttttttgcATAACTCGGTGGATGTGGGCGAAAGATAAAATGATTTAGTAGCGCATTACCCATTATACCTTCTCTTAATTACTTATTATCTTTCGTATAACTTGTATAATAACAATTGGAAACTCACGAACTCATAAATTACTGTCTATTTTAATAAACTtctaatataatatattggtgaattatttttcttttcttttttcaaataaaaaaggatgtaaatatatacatataataatcaaatattaaatagtaaaacataatgaaaatttacaaaatacaATATGTAGCCATTCTGCGCGTTTATTTTAAactacatatataatacagtatatatatgcacactAATTCTAATGTACACGCATAATGAATATGCTATCAGTTTTACCAtagaaaatgtaaaaaaaaatttacgTAAAActacaaatttaaaaatacagtttccatacaatatatatatatatatacatactaAAAAATGGACATTgcgtatataatatatgcatgcacgtataaaaattataataataaattgtgtacaaatatataaatgcaatatacatatatgttaattaaattccgatatacaaaaaaagcaatgaaaaaaattaataataataaagtaaataaaaaacacgtttcaata is a window of Plasmodium berghei ANKA genome assembly, chromosome: 10 DNA encoding:
- a CDS encoding alpha/beta hydrolase, putative; amino-acid sequence: MGNALLNHFIFRPHPPSYAKNNKNLHFIKTKHKSIICGFYLNNHADITILFSHGNAEDIGDIVEYYDRYSKYIKVNMFMYDYSGYGHSTGYPNEEHIYNDVEAVYDYMIKSLSIPSEKIIAYGRSLGSTASVHIATKKNIKGLILQCPIASIHRVMFRLKHTLPYDLFCNIDKIHTVNCPILFIHGMKDRVISYHGTMDMLKRVKVNTYYSFIEEADHNDIERFYFKELNSSIVTFIYILKTNTRYIDNIVNDISKLSIHKLRNKYILNNSDGVKTKLKGIMNEIQKSNHKTKPENKRNNIFYRANLNPSRTSNNENDYNTVKENQESSKDVTKISKENDHYSSVTSISTIFEPEEWKTEGIPNKTFYESDDMNLEDISEYFYNNVSLLHFYKVKRWEKIVNENYNKNSKLQSCKNKINGTSQMDICRKYNNYTENSNNNNSNECTKHGNLNQNTNNNNFISRNNTSKSESKIRNNNGKNKIIYSASGNLDINSNSIASKKGAKSGSSSYIYSPKRNINPKRNINPKRNINPKRNINPKSNLKSYNTQGSEKLISNGASDSMSSIKRDELSSREGIASFYNIKSESNISSNMSVTSDKKIIAKKGKQSRNNSHEQGGSNSSGNISGNDASKSDALKCYLSDNVGNNKIEINKLKGKIQVNNNNVSKYYETSNNETNFFDISQENNTSESSK